In one Cellulomonas sp. JZ18 genomic region, the following are encoded:
- a CDS encoding siderophore-interacting protein, which yields MLRPVTATSTATATTENTTATTVEAAVSPFRMFHVRVARLQRMCPSLLRVTFTGEDLDRFADNGFDQRIKFFLPIDTAGYEGLLDLGQSGDWYGRWRELPEDARHPIRTYTARTVRQPVRELDVDVVLHGDTGPASRWASTAEVGDELVVLGPNADWDGPHGGVDFVPPARTDRLLIAGDETALPAIAGIVERLPRDARGEVVIEMPWSDDRLDLHAPEGVTVRWYGRDGRHHGELLVPAVQAACARLLPGQAPVPDVELEDVDVDHGMLWEVPVDHATGAPLAAEAHLYAWLAGEAGVIKTLRRHLVRECGVDRKAVAFMGYWRAGRCEGA from the coding sequence ATGCTGCGTCCCGTGACCGCGACGAGCACCGCCACGGCGACGACCGAGAACACGACCGCGACCACGGTCGAGGCCGCCGTCTCCCCGTTCCGCATGTTCCACGTGCGGGTCGCCCGCCTGCAGCGGATGTGCCCGAGCCTGCTGCGCGTCACGTTCACCGGCGAGGACCTCGACCGCTTCGCGGACAACGGCTTCGACCAGCGGATCAAGTTCTTCCTGCCGATCGACACGGCGGGCTACGAGGGCCTGCTCGACCTCGGCCAGTCGGGCGACTGGTACGGCCGCTGGCGCGAGCTCCCCGAGGACGCCCGCCACCCCATCCGCACGTACACGGCCCGCACCGTCCGCCAGCCGGTCCGCGAGCTCGACGTCGACGTCGTGCTGCACGGCGACACCGGTCCCGCGTCGCGCTGGGCCTCGACGGCGGAGGTGGGCGACGAGCTCGTCGTGCTCGGCCCGAACGCCGACTGGGACGGCCCGCACGGCGGCGTCGACTTCGTCCCGCCGGCACGCACCGACCGGCTCCTCATCGCCGGCGACGAGACCGCGCTGCCCGCGATCGCCGGCATCGTCGAGCGCCTCCCGCGCGACGCGCGCGGCGAGGTCGTCATCGAGATGCCCTGGTCCGACGACCGCCTCGACCTGCACGCCCCCGAGGGCGTGACGGTCCGCTGGTACGGCCGCGACGGCCGCCACCACGGTGAGCTGCTCGTGCCCGCCGTCCAGGCCGCGTGCGCCCGCCTCCTGCCCGGCCAGGCCCCGGTGCCGGACGTCGAGCTCGAGGACGTCGACGTCGACCACGGCATGCTGTGGGAGGTGCCGGTCGACCACGCGACGGGCGCCCCGCTGGCCGCCGAGGCGCACCTGTACGCGTGGCTCGCGGGCGAGGCGGGCGTTATCAAGACCCTGCGCCGCCACCTGGTGCGCGAGTGCGGCGTCGACCGCAAGGCCGTGGCGTTCATGGGGTACTGGCGCGCGGGGCGCTGCGAGGGCGCCTGA
- a CDS encoding VOC family protein, translating into MEFRLELVMVPVSDVDRAKAFYADQVGFVVDHDVRVHEHLRFVQLTPPGSACSIAIGEGIVQAPPGSVKGLQVVVDDADAAREHLLAQGVDAPPVQDLAWGRFTGFRDPDGNEWAVQQLPDRTGDDQDR; encoded by the coding sequence ATGGAGTTCCGGCTCGAGCTCGTGATGGTCCCGGTCAGCGACGTCGACCGGGCGAAGGCGTTCTACGCGGACCAGGTGGGGTTCGTGGTGGACCACGACGTGCGCGTGCACGAGCACCTGCGGTTCGTGCAGCTCACGCCGCCCGGGTCGGCGTGCTCGATCGCGATCGGCGAGGGCATCGTCCAGGCGCCGCCCGGGTCGGTGAAGGGGCTGCAGGTCGTCGTGGACGACGCCGACGCGGCCCGTGAGCACCTCCTCGCCCAGGGCGTCGACGCGCCGCCCGTGCAGGACCTCGCCTGGGGTCGGTTCACGGGCTTCCGCGACCCCGACGGCAACGAGTGGGCGGTCCAGCAGCTGCCGGACCGGACGGGTGACGACCAGGACCGGTAG